A window of the Halopseudomonas phragmitis genome harbors these coding sequences:
- a CDS encoding alpha/beta hydrolase, giving the protein MNNEFIDRLVTQLPDFEPARPLDETALRYAGYYGIDFTPVASQHLGLVRIDGFDLAMQVWKPSKPRGSLLILHGYYDHMGLYKHLIRWALRHDLAVLALDLPGHGLSSGERASIDCFLSYQRALDALLEQAALWQLPAPWHLLGQSTGGAILIDRLLHGPLPEQLGQSVLMAPLVRPRQWVVSQMGLRLFGGFVQRLGRKFTENSNDQDFLTFIRENDPLQPLVLPVAWVQALEKWIPRIETALPTEHSPLIVQGQADGTVDWQHNIRVLESKFRTPELFYLPKARHHLANERESYRKQYLGWLEQRLGLTP; this is encoded by the coding sequence ATGAATAACGAATTCATTGACCGCCTGGTCACCCAGTTACCGGACTTCGAACCGGCCCGTCCGCTTGACGAGACGGCGCTGCGCTATGCCGGTTACTACGGCATTGATTTCACTCCGGTGGCCAGTCAGCACCTGGGGCTGGTACGGATCGATGGCTTCGATCTGGCCATGCAGGTCTGGAAGCCGAGCAAGCCACGCGGCAGCCTGTTGATCCTGCATGGTTATTATGACCACATGGGGTTGTACAAGCACCTGATCCGTTGGGCCCTGCGACATGACCTGGCGGTGCTGGCGCTGGATCTGCCCGGCCACGGGCTGTCCAGTGGCGAGCGGGCCAGTATCGACTGCTTCCTAAGCTACCAGCGGGCCCTGGATGCTCTGCTGGAACAGGCGGCGCTGTGGCAGTTGCCGGCGCCCTGGCACTTGCTTGGGCAGAGTACCGGTGGGGCGATCCTGATTGATCGGTTGTTGCATGGCCCTTTACCGGAACAATTGGGGCAGTCGGTGCTTATGGCGCCGCTAGTACGCCCGCGTCAGTGGGTGGTGTCGCAGATGGGGTTGCGGCTGTTTGGCGGCTTTGTGCAGCGTCTTGGGCGCAAATTCACCGAAAACTCCAACGATCAGGACTTTCTTACCTTCATTCGCGAGAACGATCCGCTGCAGCCGCTGGTGCTGCCGGTGGCCTGGGTGCAGGCGCTGGAGAAGTGGATCCCGCGTATCGAGACTGCGCTGCCGACCGAGCATTCGCCGTTGATCGTTCAGGGTCAGGCTGATGGCACGGTCGACTGGCAACACAATATTCGGGTCCTGGAGAGTAAGTTCCGTACCCCGGAGCTGTTCTATCTGCCCAAGGCGCGTCATCATCTCGCCAATGAGCGTGAATCCTATCGCAAGCAGTACCTGGGCTGGCTGGAACAGAGGTTAGGGCTGACGCCCTGA